CTCAAAACCGGCAAGCAATTCTGCTTCCCCATCAATTACATTACGCAATCCTCTTTCGTTGGTCATATCAGCTTGGATCACTTTAACCATAGCCTGGGTTAAACGGCTCACCATTCTGCTGTCTGCAGAATTCAAAAGCAAAGTTCGGAGCGCGGTTCGCAACGTTTTCCCAGCCTTACCGGCTCGGCCAAATTCAGAACCGTTTTCACGGGTTCTTTGAAACGCGGGATCGCTAGCAATTCGGCTCGCATCAATGCCGCCCTTTTCTCTGGCCAAATGGCCGTCTTTCGTTTTGTAAAAAGTAATATCTCCGATAGTACCTTTCAATTTAATTATGCCTTTCTGTCTTGCCATAATTCCTAAAAATTTAGATTAATAAATACTCTAAATCACCTTCGTGTTGCAACAGCTTTAGATTGATTCTGAGGCAAATTTTCAAGTTTAGGTCCTGATATCAAAACGTCTAGGTACAAAGAGGTACTAAAAGGGCTATTTTAGTCAATAATAGTACAACCCGCTTTGAATAACTTTGTTATTATTGTAATTTAGAGCAGCATAGATTCCAATAGCAACTATATAGCAACAGTATACCAAAGCTATGGATAGTGTATTAAAAAGCATAAAATGAAACAAAAACAAGTCAGAGCATGTGTGTATCCAAAAGATGTACAAAACATCACAGGAAAGACATATCGACAAGGAAGATTGTATTTAAATAAAATCAAAAAGGATCTTAACAAAGAACCCCATCAATTGATTTCAATTGAGGAGTTCTGCAAGTATTCAGGTCTTCAAATGGAGCATATTTTGAGATGCATTGTAGGATAGCAAAATCAATCAACGATTAGCCTAATCCGGTATAACTACAAGTAACCAGTTCAATAAATAGTACGATTATCTTTAATTAAGTCTTTCAAATCAAAGTAGAATTTTGTATCTTAGCTATATCAAAAGGGTATAAAACGAATTAAACTGATAGGGGTACAATTCGGGGCACTTTGATTGAGAGCAATATAAGAAGTCAATAAAAATAAGAGGGTGCGGAGCAGTTACAAATCCCTTCCTCTCTGCTGATGTACACTTTAAAACCTCGAAAACACAATGATTTTCGAGGTTTTTTGTTTTTAAATCCTTCAAAATACAAGAGGCTAAACCGAGACCCCAAACAATCTCACTACATCTCTACATAATTATTTATGGCATACGCTGCATTCCATTCGTTAAAAAACAGCCATTTTGATTATTACTACGGTTAAAACGAAACGAAATCGTAGTAGTTGCCCCTACATTACCACAACAAATGCATTTAATAAGGATAAAAAACCAATTTACCTTCCTGTTTTTTACTCCACAAAAGCAATTTTATAAGGAACTGTTGAACGAATAATGAAGGCGTATAGTTTTTGTATGATTTTCAATTAAAAGCGTACCAAGCTAAAATATTAAATTTGATTCCAACCAAATCTAATATTTATATGATCAATAGTTACATGAAAAAACCAAGAAGCAGAAACAGCAAGCTTACAGTCATATTATTTTTAATAACCGTTTTATTTGCCGTTAGCACTAATGCACAGTTTGTTTCGGTGGGGAGTGGCGGATATACCAAAACATTTCCGGGGACAGACAGCGCAGGACGAAATGGATTCCCTTCCGGTTCTCCTAATTTGAGTGGAGCAGCAGTCGGAAAACCTATTCCTACCAATGATTGGTGGTCAAAATTAGTCAAAGAAACCCAAGCCAGTAACCTTTTTACCTATCCTTATACTTTAAAAACGGCCACAAACGGATTGGTGGTGAGTTACATTCCAAGTGGTGTTATTGATGACATGCTGCCCGTGACCATGAGCGTGAAAGGAATGAATGCCTCCAAAACTACGGTTTCAGATTATTCGGATTGGACCGTAACGATGGATTGGAATGACGGAACACATAATTTTCAGGCAACCGCAGGAATCGCAATGCCCTTTTTATATTTTACCAAAAAAACGACCGACGAAGCACAAGTAACGGTAACTTCGGGTACAGTCACAATAGACAACGAACTGTTGATAATTACAAATGCTAAAAACGGAGCAGACTTTGCAGTTTACGCCCCAGTGGGAAGTACTTGGACACAAAACGGAGGAGTTTATACATCAACATTAAACGGAAAAAATTATTGGTCGATGGCATTTCTTCCGCTTACGGCGCCAAACGTAACTACGGTTGCCAATGAATACAAGAAATATGCTTACGTTTTTCCAACGACTACAACGTCAAGCTTTACGTATAATGAAAACACAGCGGTGGTGATAACCGATTTCAATGTAACAACCGATGTAAAAGAAGGAACCGAAACCAATATGTTACTAGGATTATTACCGCACCAATGGGCTAATCTGGCAACAAATTCTCCAGCACCGGACAAATACAATTATGCGACTGTTCGGGGTGAAATGAAGACATTGGCGGGAAACAGTTTCAGTGTCGAAAATAAATTTCACGGAATTCTGCCTACATTGCCTTATGTCGATAATTACAGCACCGGATTTACACCTACAGCTTTAAAAGAAAAAATTACGGCTATCGAAAATGATGCTTTAGAAACTTGGACGGATTCGTATAACGAAGGTCAAGTGATGAACCGTCTGATTCAAACTGCCCGAATTGCCGATGAAATGGGGAATACAGTTGCCCGTGATAAAATGCTGGCGACCATCAAGGAACGACTCGAAGACTGGTTGAAAGCCGATAGCGGAGAAGTGGCATTCTTGTTTTACTACAACACCACTTGGTCTGCTTTATTGGGATATCCTGCCGGACACGGACAAGACAGCAATATAAACGACCACCATTTTCATTGGGGATATTTCATACATGCCGCTTCTTTTTTAGAACAATACCAACCGGGATGGGCTGCCCAATGGGGTGATATGATTAATTTACTGGTGCGCGATGCCGCTACAACCGATAGAAACGATACCTTGTTTCCGTACCTGCGAAACTTCAGTCCGTATGCAGGACATTGTTGGGCAAATGGTTTCGCTACTTTTCCACAGGGGAACGATCAGGAATCAACTTCAGAGAGCATGCAGTTCAACTCTTCATTGATTCATTGGGGGGAAGTGACCGGTAATAAAGCCATTCGGGATTTAGGAATTTACCTCTACACCACAGAGCAAACCGCGATTGATGAATATTGGTTAGACACCAAAGACCGTAATTTTCCGGTGAATCAACAATACAGTTTAGTTTCTCGTGTTTGGGGAAACAGCATCGATAACGGTACTTTCTGGACCAGTGATATTGCAGCTTCTTACGGAATTGAAATGTATCCTATTCACGGGGGATCTTTTTATTTAGGACAGGATACGGCTTATGTTACTAAACTTTGGAACGAAATAAAAGCCAATACCGGAATTACCAGCAATCAGGTAAATCCAAATTTATGGCACGATATCATGTGGGAATACCTCGCGTTTATCGATCCTGCAAAAGCGATTGAAATGTACAATTCAAATCCAAACCGAGAATTAAAATTCGGTGTTTCGGATGCCCAAACCTATCATTGGTTACACGCCATGAATGCGTTAGGACGAGTAGATGCTACTATTACGGCAGACAATCCAATAGCCGCGGCGTTTACACAAAATGGAATAACGACCTATGTGGCCCACAATTATTCGGATACGCCGCTGACCGTAACTTTTTCTACAGGCTATCAATTAGAAGTTCCTGCACACAAAATGGTTACCAGCAAAGACATCAAAATAAAAGGAGTTTTAACCGCTTCTTTCCAGCAGGCGTATGTCAATGGCAGTGTGAATCTTGATGTTGTGGCTTCAGATGGGACACCAACCAAAGTAGAATTCATGGACGGAACCGTTGTTCTGGGAAGCGATACAACAGCACCTTTTACATGGAATGCTGCAAATCTAACCTTAGGAATGCATTCTTTTTATGCCAAAGTATACGAAGGCGAAGCATTCAATACCACCAATAGTGTCGAAGTACAAGTTGGAAACCAAATGCCATACGGCGGAACTCCTTCGGCTATTCCGGGAACCATCGAAGCAGGAAAATATGATATTTTTGAAGGCGGAAAAGGACAAAATATTGCCTATCTCGATGTAACTGCGAGCAATTCCGGTGATTTCAGAATGGACGAATCCGTTGATGCAACCAGTAATGCAACCGAAGGCGCTATAGTGGGCTTTATCGCTAAGAGCGAATGGTTAGAATATACCGTGAATGTAACACAGGCGGGAACCTATTCCTTTGCTTTTAGATATGCCTCCGGAAACGCAGCAGGTGGCGGACCGTTTCAGTTAGAACTAGACGGAAAAAGTATTTCGTCAGCCATAACAGTGCCATCTACTTCTACCACTTCTTGGGATGTTTGGGCGACCAAAACAGTACCTAATATCCAGCTTACACCAGGAGAACACATCCTGCGAATCGCCTTTTCAAGTGGTGAATTTAATTTTGGCAAAATGACATTTTCCCGCACAGGAGACATAAGCAATAGTTACCCAACCGCCGTTTCAGGCAGCAAATTAAAAGTGCTTCTGCCTACAACAACAGCAACATTAGACGGTTCAGCAAGTACCGAATCAGCAGGGAAAACATTGACCTATCAGTGGACACAAAATTACGGACCTACTAAGGTGCTGTTTTCTGATGCAGCGAGCGCGCAACCTGTGATTAGCGGATTAGTGGAAGGAACCTACAGCTTAAAATTGACCGTTACCAATACTGATTTGCGCACAGATGAAGCCGAATTATTAGTACTAGTAACCAGTACAGCCAATGCATCTCCAACAGTTTCCCTGATTACACCGGCGGATGGAGCAACATTTACAGAGGGAAAACCAATTACCATTACGGCAAACGCTAGTGATTTTGACGGAACGATTCAAAAAGTGGATTTCTATGAAAACACAACCTTAATCAGTTCAGATACGACCGAACCCTATACGGCAACATGGAATCCTTCGGCAGCAACCTATGCCTTGACGGCAAAAGCCACAGATGATGGTGGCGCTCAAAGCACATCCCAAACGGTAAATGTGACTATTGCGCCCTTAATGTCGTGTACCGAAACGTCAACTACAGCAACACAAGGTTCGTTTTCTGTGGGTTATAAAGCGACTTTCGAAACCGTAGGCACCGAGGTCAATATCACTTTTGAAATGCTCGATGAGAAATCTGGCGTGATTGCTTATCTATGGAAAGAAACCCCTTTTGGTGAAACCGCCATGACAAACGTATCAGGACGCATATTCACCGCAAAACTCAACGGACAAACTCCCGGAACCACACTAAGTTACGCCTGTAAGTTTGCCTATGCCGGCGGATTATCAGTAACAAAATACATGAAATATGTAGTGGGAACCAATTGCAGCGGAACGACCAATGATACCCAGGCGCCTGTTAATTTCACGGCCACTATTGGTGCTGTGACCGCCTCTTCGGTAGAGTTACTGTTGAATGCAACCGATAATTCCGGAACAGTAGTCTACAATGTGGGCTATGGTGCAAATACAACGTCAACATCAACCGCTTCCGGAGTGCAAAAATCGCTTATCATTACCGCTTTGGCGCCAAGTACAAGCTACACATTTACCATTTCAGCAACTGATTTGGCCAATAACGCTTACGCCAATAATCCAATTACACGCACCGCCACTACATCGGCAAACACCAATACCGAATGCGCCGGAACGGCCAGCGATGCGTCACAAGGTTCCTTTGCTGTAGGGTACAAATACGCGTTTGTAACCACGGGAACCGATGTTAAAATTAATTTTGAATTGCTTGATGCCAAAGACGGAGTGGTCGCTTACCTCTGGAAACAATCGCCATTTACTGAAACCCAAATGACAAATGTTTCCGGCAAAGAATTTACCAAAACCATCAACAGTCAAATCTCAGGGACTACCATTAGCTACGCCTGTAAATTTGCGTATGCCGGCGGATTATCCGTGACAAAATATTTTTCATATGTAGTAGGAAATAGTTGTTCATTGGGGATTGACACCCAAACAAAACCCAAACAATTCTTCTTCCCAAACCCGGTGCAGAATGTATTACACATAGAATTATTAGACGCCCAAAACAAGATTAGTGTTACCGATATTCTAGGACGTACCCTTGTTCAGGATACCGTTCCGGCCTCTCATAATATAGACATGAGTGCGTTCAAAACTGGGATGTATTTCCTGAGAGTAGAAAACACTTTCGGTACCCAAAACCTAAAAATCATAAAGAATTAGAACCATTAACATAAAATACAAACAGCGCAGTACTGCAAAGTACTGCGCTGTTTTTTTTAGTTTGGGTTGGGGATATATTAAAATGTCAACTTTCCATTAAGCCAATTACCCAAATCCGTTGTAGTAGCGGTTAGCCGTTCGGTTTTTTATTTATTATCAATTGCTTCAATTTCAAAGTTTTATTATTTTTTCTAAACGATGTTTTTTCTTCCGCTGATAAAATAATATGTTCCAACAAAAAAACTAAAGCTTATAAATCCGATTGTCCACATTACTTTTTCATTACTTTTTATTCTTGTTGAATTATTCACTTCGTAAATCCCAATAATAATGTAGATTAAAGTTGAAATTATTGCAATAATTAGAAAAACAGATGAGTTTTCTGTGTGATTAATTTTTAAAAACGCTCCAATTATTGAGAAAAAAAAAGCAAAAGTAAATGCTTTTTTAAATAAATGCTTTTTTTCGATTTCCATATTTTTTTTGATTTAAGTATCTTTTACGCGTTACGCCAATGGCACATAACGTTCCGGCGCTTGGCGAGGTTGCGAACTTCGGAACCGATTATTTTCTATCAAAGATAAAATTTCTTGCGAAATTTAAACGTGAATTTACTACAAAATTCGCAATCTTGCCAAACGCCTGTTGGCAGTAGTTATTTTAATAATTTACCAATTTCAAATATTTCAGCATATCTAGATGACAATCCAAAAACCAAGACACTTTTCTCGTCAATTATTGCTTCAATGTTAAAAAGCATTTCTTTGTATTTAGAATTAATCAGGTTTTTTTCTCCTCGATAAGCCTCAAATTTTTTAATATCACTCAAGTAAAATGCAGGAACAACATCTACTACAATTGTTGTATCAACTTTTTTCCCATTATAATAAACATCGCCATGTAAGTTTGGTGATAAAGTTATATTTGATATGGTATCATTTCTATGTCCAATATATATTTCAAATTCCATTGGTATTACACTTTCCCAACCTCCAGTTATTTGTCCTGTAATTTGAAATTTTCGTGTTTTTTTATCTAAAAATATTTCTTTGGTTATTATTTCTAATCCGTTTCTTTCGGGTTTAGTTGATTTATAAATTATTGAATCACTTTTCGAATCAATGAGTTGCATTTCTGCATCGTTTTTTGTGTAATCTCTAAAACAAGGAATACCACTAAAAACATTTTTCAGCCAACCAAATTCAAATCTATTTTCATCGACTTTGTATTTTAATAGATTATTGTAATCAACAATTTGCATATTATCTTGGGCAAGAGTAAATCCTGTCCAGAATAAAAAAAATATTATATTTAAGTAGGGTTTTCTCATAATTACTGCCAACGTTCTGGCGCTTGGCGAGGTTGGGGAATAAAGATGCGGGATTTTTCGGTTAAACACAAATTTTGCTGACACAAAACCATCTTTAAATTCAGCCTAAAACCCCAATCTAGCCAAACGGCTGTTAGTAGTGGTGCCGTTACAATTTTCTAGATTTCAATTCTTTTTGTTCTTCTGTTGAGTTTATACAAAGATTATCGATTAACTGTAAATAACTAATTTTTCCTAGTTTATAATATTCCATAAACTCTTCCTTTAATTCTGATAGTTCGCAGCCTTCATTTTTTTGAAATCTAACTTTTATGACTGAACTTTCAGTGTTAATTATAATCCAGTTTTTAGTTCCGTTCGATAATTTGTTTTCAAACGAGAATGTCTGATAACCTTCGTATAAACCTAACCAATCGACGCCTTCAAATTCTATTTTTTTGATTTTAGTAATTTCAATTACTTTTTGTCCAATAGTTATTTCTTCTTTTGTGAAATTTATGTAACCTATGATTTTGCCATATAGAGGTTTAGTTTTTCCCATTCCAAAAAATGAAATCAGTAATCCAAATATAAATACTCCACCAGCTAAATAGATTAAAGTTTGAAAAATAATATTTTCATGTGTGCCGTATATTTTCTGAGTAATTATTGCAGAAGCGAATAGAACTATAATAATAGAGTACAATATCAAAGTACGACTTGGATAAAGCGGATTTGGTTCGTAAATTGAAAATTTCTTCATATTCGTTTTTTGGCATCCCTACTAACGTTTTTGGGCTTGGCGAAGGTGGGGTGTAGAAAGCACTAAAGTTCAAATTTAGTACAAATGCTAATAGAAAGTACAAAAGTTCAGCCTAGCACTAAAGCCCCACTTTTGCCAAACCCATGTTGGGTGCAGTATTTCTTTATTATCCGATTTGTGTTGTCTAAATTTTGGTTGTCGTATGCCGTTATTAATTCGGCTTTGTCACTTGGACTTAACTGTCTGATGTTAGGTATTTTTAGTTGTTTTAATACCTGCGATTGAAATCTTGGAAGTCCACCATTCATTCTAATTCCGATTTGTGACATTTGGTATTTGATAAAGTCGGACATTAAAATACTTCCCAATATTTTTAGGGATGAAATGTTTTCTGCTGTTATGTAATAGATGTTGTGGTGAGGATAATAATTTCCTTCATCTATAAATAGGAATTTGTTTCCTGTCAAATCAGGCAACAAGAGTTTTGGTTTTGCAAGTAATTCAGGTTTTATTCTGTCAATAGTTTTATACCATTTATTAGGTGTTTTTTTTGCGGTGTGTCTTTTTAGTAAAGTGTCTTTGTTGTCATTAAAATAAGTTTGTAAATGAGGGTATAATTCCAAATCACAAAGCCCATCTTTGTCATATGGA
This region of Flavobacterium lacustre genomic DNA includes:
- a CDS encoding glycosyl hydrolase, producing MIPTKSNIYMINSYMKKPRSRNSKLTVILFLITVLFAVSTNAQFVSVGSGGYTKTFPGTDSAGRNGFPSGSPNLSGAAVGKPIPTNDWWSKLVKETQASNLFTYPYTLKTATNGLVVSYIPSGVIDDMLPVTMSVKGMNASKTTVSDYSDWTVTMDWNDGTHNFQATAGIAMPFLYFTKKTTDEAQVTVTSGTVTIDNELLIITNAKNGADFAVYAPVGSTWTQNGGVYTSTLNGKNYWSMAFLPLTAPNVTTVANEYKKYAYVFPTTTTSSFTYNENTAVVITDFNVTTDVKEGTETNMLLGLLPHQWANLATNSPAPDKYNYATVRGEMKTLAGNSFSVENKFHGILPTLPYVDNYSTGFTPTALKEKITAIENDALETWTDSYNEGQVMNRLIQTARIADEMGNTVARDKMLATIKERLEDWLKADSGEVAFLFYYNTTWSALLGYPAGHGQDSNINDHHFHWGYFIHAASFLEQYQPGWAAQWGDMINLLVRDAATTDRNDTLFPYLRNFSPYAGHCWANGFATFPQGNDQESTSESMQFNSSLIHWGEVTGNKAIRDLGIYLYTTEQTAIDEYWLDTKDRNFPVNQQYSLVSRVWGNSIDNGTFWTSDIAASYGIEMYPIHGGSFYLGQDTAYVTKLWNEIKANTGITSNQVNPNLWHDIMWEYLAFIDPAKAIEMYNSNPNRELKFGVSDAQTYHWLHAMNALGRVDATITADNPIAAAFTQNGITTYVAHNYSDTPLTVTFSTGYQLEVPAHKMVTSKDIKIKGVLTASFQQAYVNGSVNLDVVASDGTPTKVEFMDGTVVLGSDTTAPFTWNAANLTLGMHSFYAKVYEGEAFNTTNSVEVQVGNQMPYGGTPSAIPGTIEAGKYDIFEGGKGQNIAYLDVTASNSGDFRMDESVDATSNATEGAIVGFIAKSEWLEYTVNVTQAGTYSFAFRYASGNAAGGGPFQLELDGKSISSAITVPSTSTTSWDVWATKTVPNIQLTPGEHILRIAFSSGEFNFGKMTFSRTGDISNSYPTAVSGSKLKVLLPTTTATLDGSASTESAGKTLTYQWTQNYGPTKVLFSDAASAQPVISGLVEGTYSLKLTVTNTDLRTDEAELLVLVTSTANASPTVSLITPADGATFTEGKPITITANASDFDGTIQKVDFYENTTLISSDTTEPYTATWNPSAATYALTAKATDDGGAQSTSQTVNVTIAPLMSCTETSTTATQGSFSVGYKATFETVGTEVNITFEMLDEKSGVIAYLWKETPFGETAMTNVSGRIFTAKLNGQTPGTTLSYACKFAYAGGLSVTKYMKYVVGTNCSGTTNDTQAPVNFTATIGAVTASSVELLLNATDNSGTVVYNVGYGANTTSTSTASGVQKSLIITALAPSTSYTFTISATDLANNAYANNPITRTATTSANTNTECAGTASDASQGSFAVGYKYAFVTTGTDVKINFELLDAKDGVVAYLWKQSPFTETQMTNVSGKEFTKTINSQISGTTISYACKFAYAGGLSVTKYFSYVVGNSCSLGIDTQTKPKQFFFPNPVQNVLHIELLDAQNKISVTDILGRTLVQDTVPASHNIDMSAFKTGMYFLRVENTFGTQNLKIIKN